The Panicum virgatum strain AP13 chromosome 5K, P.virgatum_v5, whole genome shotgun sequence genome has a window encoding:
- the LOC120708598 gene encoding zinc finger protein ZAT12-like: MTLTRHEAEESKEMEGLRAHAVALLSLSSSPESSAAASAGGGDSRAPAASAASRRAMAAEGVFECKTCSKRFPSFQALGGHRTSHTRLQARMLSDAAGGAGAAERDRARVHECAVCGLEFSMGQALGGHMRRHRGEAPQAAHDDGAAQPDHAMPDLNFPPLEDGGGGGGGQDQQRSGDHSSEPQLLNLLV, from the coding sequence ATGACGCTCACGAGGCACGAAGCGGAGGAGAGCAAGGAGATGGAGGGCCTCCGGGCGCACGCCGTGGCGCTGCTctcgctgtcgtcgtcgccggagtcgtcggcggcggcgtcggcgggcggcggcgacagcagggcgccggcggcgtcggccgcgAGCAggagggccatggcggcggaggGCGTGTTCGAGTGCAAGACGTGCAGCAAGCGCTTCCCGTCGTTCCAGGCGCTCGGCGGGCACCGGACCAGCCACACGCGGCTGCAGGCGCGGATGCTCAGcgacgcggcgggcggcgcgggggccgcCGAGAGGGACCGGGCGCGGGTGCACGAGTGCGCTGTCTGCGGGCTCGAGTTCTCCATGGGCCAGGCGCTCGGCGGCCACATGCGCCGGCACAGGGGCGAGGCGCCGCAGGCCGCgcacgacgacggcgccgcgcAGCCGGACCACGCCATGCCGGACCTCAACTTCCCGCCgctggaggacggcggcggcggcggcggtggccaagATCAACAACGATCCGGCGATCACAGCTCGGAGCCTCAGCTGCTCAACCTGCTTGTATAG